One Gimesia aquarii DNA segment encodes these proteins:
- a CDS encoding glycogen debranching protein has translation MDHWDKIEGSPVHLGETWIPSENAFNFAIYSKHAEHVSLLFFTEENLNEPVFVFQFEPHRNKTAEIWHCRISAVEIEHAKYYAYQIDGPPPEAPFERHAFDPEKLLFDPYSRNIFFPPDFDREIASRPGPNMGRAPLSVLQSIECVFNWENDEPIHHTSDLIIYEMHVRGFTNRDNSGVSEDAQGTFAGVIEKIPYLKELGITAVELMPVFQFDTQDGNYWGYMPLGFFAAHDGFCMSEETCERHIEFCEMVKALHSAGIEVILDVVYNHTGEGNESGPTYCFKGIDNTTYYSLTGQPESPFANYSGAGNTLHTSNRAVRKLIVDSLHFWAKEMHVDGFRFDLASILTRKTDGSIEETNPSTLGQIGSDTSLADRRFIAEPWDAGGGFQLGSRFPGHRWMQWNAAYRDTLQQFVRGDEGHVADLMTRLYGSSDLFPDDCMHALRPYQSVNYITSHDGFSLYDMVSYNEKRNWANGHHNTDGTHDYSWNCGCEGEADVSPEVMTLRKQQVKNFFCLLMISNGSPMFRMGDEFLQTQGGNNNPYNQDNETSWLDWSRLDTHRDIFRFVKRIIAFRKSHSSLCRSHFWREDIHWYGKARDVDLSTASKALAFCLQGAEEKDNDIYVMINAAPTPGAFGIHEGTPSDWKRIVDTSLPNPQDILELEEAKPLSTAQYNVQGRSVVVLIRNPQ, from the coding sequence ATGGATCACTGGGATAAAATCGAAGGGTCTCCCGTCCATCTGGGAGAGACTTGGATTCCTTCAGAAAATGCGTTTAATTTTGCAATCTATTCAAAACACGCTGAGCACGTTTCCCTATTATTCTTCACAGAGGAAAATCTGAACGAACCGGTTTTTGTATTTCAGTTTGAGCCGCACCGCAACAAGACCGCAGAAATCTGGCATTGCCGTATCTCCGCTGTTGAGATCGAGCATGCTAAATATTATGCCTATCAAATCGACGGGCCTCCACCAGAAGCACCTTTTGAACGGCATGCCTTCGATCCGGAAAAATTATTGTTTGATCCTTATTCGCGAAATATTTTCTTCCCTCCTGATTTTGATCGAGAAATCGCCAGTAGACCGGGACCTAATATGGGACGTGCACCGCTCTCAGTGTTACAGTCTATCGAATGTGTTTTCAACTGGGAAAATGATGAACCGATTCATCATACGTCAGACCTCATTATCTATGAAATGCATGTACGAGGTTTTACAAATCGAGATAATTCCGGAGTTTCAGAAGACGCACAAGGAACATTTGCAGGTGTGATCGAAAAAATCCCGTATCTCAAAGAGCTGGGGATCACAGCCGTTGAGTTGATGCCGGTTTTTCAATTTGACACACAAGACGGAAATTATTGGGGGTACATGCCGCTCGGTTTCTTTGCCGCTCACGATGGTTTTTGCATGTCTGAAGAGACTTGTGAACGACACATCGAATTTTGTGAAATGGTGAAAGCACTCCATAGTGCAGGAATCGAAGTCATTCTTGACGTCGTTTATAATCACACCGGTGAAGGAAATGAATCTGGCCCCACTTATTGCTTCAAAGGCATTGATAATACAACCTATTATTCACTTACAGGCCAACCAGAATCTCCGTTCGCCAACTACTCTGGTGCGGGTAATACACTACATACCTCGAATCGCGCTGTCAGAAAACTGATTGTTGACAGCCTGCATTTCTGGGCAAAAGAGATGCATGTCGACGGCTTTCGCTTTGACTTAGCCAGTATCCTGACCAGAAAAACTGATGGTAGTATTGAAGAAACCAATCCCTCCACACTCGGACAGATTGGTTCGGATACATCTTTAGCAGACCGCAGGTTTATTGCAGAGCCGTGGGATGCGGGAGGAGGATTTCAACTTGGATCCCGATTCCCTGGCCATCGCTGGATGCAATGGAATGCCGCCTATCGCGACACACTGCAACAATTTGTGCGTGGCGATGAAGGACACGTTGCCGATTTAATGACACGCCTTTATGGTAGTTCCGATTTATTTCCCGATGACTGCATGCATGCACTCAGGCCTTATCAAAGCGTGAATTATATTACATCACACGATGGTTTTTCACTGTATGATATGGTCTCCTATAATGAAAAACGAAATTGGGCAAACGGCCATCATAATACTGACGGCACTCACGACTATAGTTGGAATTGTGGCTGTGAAGGAGAAGCTGACGTCTCACCAGAGGTCATGACGTTAAGAAAACAACAAGTCAAAAACTTCTTCTGTCTGCTGATGATTTCAAATGGATCTCCCATGTTTCGTATGGGAGATGAATTTCTACAAACCCAGGGAGGCAATAATAACCCTTATAATCAAGACAACGAAACAAGCTGGCTTGACTGGAGCCGACTGGATACCCATCGCGATATATTCCGTTTTGTGAAGCGAATCATTGCGTTTCGCAAATCACATTCATCATTGTGTCGTTCTCATTTCTGGCGCGAAGATATACACTGGTATGGAAAGGCTCGCGATGTTGACCTCTCAACCGCTTCAAAGGCCCTGGCGTTTTGCCTACAGGGAGCGGAAGAAAAGGACAATGATATTTATGTTATGATTAACGCCGCACCCACACCCGGCGCATTCGGAATTCATGAAGGAACACCCAGTGATTGGAAACGCATCGTCGATACATCGCTTCCCAACCCGCAAGACATTCTCGAACTTGAAGAAGCCAAGCCCCTTTCGACGGCCCAATACAATGTCCAGGGGCGTTCGGTAGTGGTGCTGATTCGAAATCCACAATAA
- a CDS encoding FAD-dependent oxidoreductase → MSEFHPPQAGDKLTTRCCVVGGGPAGLFLGYLLGRAGVEVIVLEKHQDFLRDFRGDTIHPSTLELMHELGILEEFLQIADKHFDSLALNLEGKQIEGPYFTHLPTKCKFITFAPQWDFLNLIAEHASKYPNFQVHMQAQATDLIRQGDQITGVKVNGVNGEYEIHANLIVGADGRGSQMRIDAGVKIVEKGIPIDVLWFRIKKSGDSIDHTLGRIKNGRMLVTIDRGDYFQTGMIIHKGYFDELKQEGLEEFRNKVTDMLPHLAEGIAEIVDWNQVRLLSVQLNHITNWAQPGLLFIGDAAHAMSPVGGVGVNLAVQDAVATANLLADKLYKGNVTLDDLKQVQLRREAPALKTQRMQVFAHQRLFGKQTPAGRPVSISWGFRKVAGLFAPLLRQKAGKIIGLGFLPEHIQTPERAPKETATTT, encoded by the coding sequence GTGAGTGAATTTCATCCGCCGCAAGCTGGAGACAAGCTAACAACTCGCTGCTGTGTTGTCGGCGGTGGTCCTGCCGGCCTCTTCTTGGGTTATCTGCTGGGACGAGCCGGCGTTGAAGTGATTGTGTTAGAGAAGCATCAAGATTTCTTACGCGATTTCCGCGGTGACACGATTCATCCCTCGACTCTAGAGTTAATGCATGAATTGGGCATTCTTGAGGAATTTCTCCAAATTGCGGATAAGCACTTTGATTCACTCGCACTTAATCTCGAAGGTAAGCAAATTGAAGGGCCTTACTTTACTCATCTGCCCACCAAATGCAAATTTATCACATTTGCTCCGCAATGGGATTTTCTCAATCTCATCGCCGAACATGCCAGCAAATATCCCAACTTTCAAGTTCACATGCAAGCTCAGGCAACAGACCTGATTCGTCAAGGTGATCAGATTACAGGAGTGAAGGTAAATGGTGTTAATGGAGAATATGAAATCCATGCCAACCTCATTGTGGGCGCCGATGGACGAGGTTCTCAAATGCGCATCGACGCGGGAGTGAAAATTGTTGAAAAGGGAATTCCCATCGATGTGCTCTGGTTTCGAATCAAAAAATCAGGTGACTCAATCGATCATACGCTGGGACGTATCAAAAATGGTCGAATGCTGGTCACGATTGATCGTGGAGACTACTTTCAAACGGGAATGATCATTCACAAAGGTTATTTCGATGAACTGAAACAGGAAGGACTTGAAGAATTTCGAAACAAGGTTACTGACATGCTTCCGCATCTGGCGGAGGGAATCGCAGAGATTGTTGACTGGAATCAGGTGCGACTGCTGAGTGTTCAATTAAACCATATTACCAATTGGGCGCAACCAGGATTGCTGTTTATAGGAGACGCAGCACACGCGATGTCTCCCGTTGGTGGAGTCGGTGTAAATCTGGCAGTACAAGATGCAGTCGCTACTGCAAACTTGCTTGCCGACAAGCTCTATAAAGGTAATGTCACACTCGATGACCTGAAACAGGTGCAACTCCGGCGTGAGGCACCAGCACTCAAAACGCAACGAATGCAGGTTTTCGCTCACCAACGGCTCTTTGGTAAACAGACACCAGCCGGTAGACCGGTCTCAATTTCCTGGGGGTTTCGAAAAGTAGCAGGTTTGTTCGCTCCTCTTCTCAGACAAAAAGCAGGCAAAATCATTGGCCTCGGCTTCCTGCCCGAACATATCCAGACTCCAGAGCGGGCTCCTAAGGAAACAGCCACAACGACTTAA
- a CDS encoding prenyltransferase/squalene oxidase repeat-containing protein — protein MGRSLIVTLLFSLICNLSPSLLAGDKTVSPSAIKTAIQKSIPLIEKASAGSARERKCFTCHNQAMAVLVLAEAKKRGFTIDEANFQLQVDHTVAHLKRGLKNYHSGKGQGGGPDTASYALWALELSDYKPNTITSAVTSYLLERNKDKVHWIRNSTRPPSMSSDTNTNYFVIRALKTYGTEDQSPLIETRIKQAQQWLLKLKPDSTEERVFQLRSYLYLDVEESIVKTSIRELIQLQNEDGGWSQLPSMNSDAYATGTVLVALLRSGQVPTDDSVIIRGIAYLLDSQLPDGSWHIISRAKPFQTYFETGYPHNKDQFISVTAGSWATVALLLMLPETKS, from the coding sequence ATGGGCAGAAGCTTAATCGTCACATTACTGTTTTCTCTGATATGTAACTTATCTCCCTCACTCCTGGCGGGAGACAAAACAGTCAGTCCCTCAGCAATCAAAACTGCAATACAGAAATCGATTCCTCTTATTGAAAAGGCATCTGCTGGCTCTGCGCGCGAGCGAAAATGCTTTACCTGTCATAATCAGGCAATGGCAGTGCTAGTGCTAGCTGAAGCAAAGAAACGCGGCTTTACCATTGACGAAGCCAACTTTCAGTTGCAGGTTGATCATACAGTCGCTCACCTCAAACGAGGATTGAAAAACTATCATTCCGGGAAAGGACAAGGTGGCGGTCCCGATACTGCTAGTTATGCCCTTTGGGCGCTCGAACTGTCAGATTATAAACCAAATACAATCACTTCAGCTGTCACAAGCTATCTATTAGAGCGAAACAAAGACAAAGTGCACTGGATTCGAAATTCCACCCGCCCCCCTTCCATGTCCAGTGATACCAATACGAATTATTTTGTGATTCGTGCACTGAAAACTTATGGCACTGAAGATCAGTCTCCTCTCATTGAAACACGCATCAAACAGGCACAACAATGGCTGCTCAAGTTAAAACCAGATTCAACAGAAGAACGGGTGTTTCAACTGCGATCCTATCTCTATCTGGACGTAGAAGAATCAATCGTCAAGACCTCGATCAGAGAATTGATTCAATTGCAAAACGAAGACGGAGGATGGTCGCAACTCCCCAGTATGAACAGTGACGCGTATGCCACCGGAACCGTACTCGTCGCACTATTGCGTTCCGGACAAGTTCCAACAGATGATTCCGTAATTATACGAGGGATTGCATATCTCCTAGACTCTCAGCTCCCAGATGGTTCCTGGCATATCATCAGCCGGGCAAAACCTTTTCAAACTTATTTCGAGACCGGTTACCCGCATAACAAAGATCAATTTATTTCAGTTACTGCCGGTAGTTGGGCAACAGTTGCTCTATTACTGATGCTCCCGGAAACGAAATCATAA
- a CDS encoding DUF6159 family protein — translation MFTRIANGWELTKQSYRVLMLDKELLLFPLMSGFSCLLVLGSFAAPLWNSKYINVIMNDQQVPHDPIAYAILFAFYFVNYFVIIFFNSGLMACAIIRLKGGNPTVGDGFRAAMNRLPQIAGWALVSATVGFILKMIESRSEKMGQFVAGLLGMAWSITTYFVIPVLVVEKKNPFEAMKRSVGILRETWGESLVANFGIGMIVFLVMIPVILLIVSGGFVIASGNVVMGSIFMVIGLILILLISLVSSAIHSILIAALYMFAAEDEVPQQFDQSLIAHAFAHK, via the coding sequence ATGTTTACTCGTATCGCCAATGGATGGGAATTAACGAAACAAAGCTATCGTGTTTTGATGCTGGATAAAGAGCTACTTCTATTCCCACTCATGAGTGGCTTTTCCTGTTTGTTGGTACTTGGTAGTTTTGCGGCACCTCTCTGGAACAGTAAATATATCAATGTGATCATGAATGATCAGCAGGTCCCCCATGATCCGATCGCGTATGCGATTCTCTTTGCATTTTATTTCGTGAATTACTTCGTCATCATCTTTTTTAATTCAGGTTTGATGGCATGTGCGATTATTCGACTGAAAGGAGGAAATCCAACCGTTGGCGACGGATTCCGAGCTGCGATGAATCGACTGCCACAAATTGCAGGATGGGCACTGGTGAGTGCCACAGTAGGGTTCATCTTAAAAATGATCGAATCCCGCTCCGAAAAAATGGGACAGTTTGTTGCTGGCCTGCTCGGCATGGCCTGGTCAATTACGACCTACTTCGTTATCCCTGTTCTGGTTGTGGAAAAGAAAAATCCCTTTGAAGCCATGAAACGTTCCGTCGGGATTCTTCGTGAAACTTGGGGAGAGTCTCTCGTTGCCAATTTTGGGATCGGCATGATTGTCTTTCTCGTGATGATTCCAGTCATCTTGCTTATAGTTTCTGGTGGCTTTGTCATTGCGTCAGGAAATGTCGTCATGGGAAGCATCTTCATGGTCATCGGACTGATATTAATCTTGTTAATCTCGCTCGTTTCATCAGCCATTCATTCTATTCTCATCGCAGCACTTTATATGTTTGCCGCAGAAGATGAAGTCCCACAACAATTTGATCAGTCACTGATCGCCCATGCCTTTGCACACAAGTAG
- a CDS encoding glycerophosphodiester phosphodiesterase has product MKFQVFFHTAIAFSFLITSQIMMAADPVLIAHRGLLRHAPENTLPAFRACLDLRIGFELDIRTTKDGELVIIHDDSLARTTNGGARSIQNITWADAQQLDAGSWFDPFFSETRIPSLEQTLQLIKARKKDSTIIALNIKQVNFKGEKKLVDLIEKYALFDDCFAFDQSAAMSKRLKQLNPGLRIGQNVNRKSIDARLQENLLDVFLLTYIPEKAEVDHLRKQGKQILFNFAGSGEARQNPVVWNQVRTAGIDGMLTDYPLECRQVWRDVDQDAEK; this is encoded by the coding sequence ATGAAATTTCAAGTTTTTTTCCACACGGCAATCGCTTTTAGTTTTTTGATCACTTCTCAGATAATGATGGCTGCTGATCCTGTATTGATTGCACACCGGGGATTGTTACGGCATGCCCCTGAAAATACCTTACCGGCTTTTCGTGCCTGTCTGGATTTGAGGATTGGTTTTGAACTTGATATTCGTACAACAAAAGATGGTGAGTTAGTCATTATCCATGATGATAGCCTGGCACGAACAACGAATGGGGGAGCAAGGTCAATCCAAAATATTACATGGGCCGATGCGCAGCAACTTGATGCTGGGAGTTGGTTTGATCCTTTTTTTTCTGAGACACGGATTCCCTCATTGGAACAAACACTTCAATTGATCAAAGCTAGAAAAAAAGATAGTACGATCATCGCTCTTAATATCAAGCAGGTGAATTTCAAAGGGGAAAAGAAGCTCGTTGATTTGATTGAAAAATATGCTCTATTTGATGATTGTTTTGCCTTCGACCAAAGTGCAGCAATGAGCAAGCGTCTGAAGCAGTTGAATCCTGGTCTTCGGATTGGTCAGAACGTGAACCGAAAGAGTATCGATGCTCGTTTACAGGAGAATTTGCTGGATGTTTTTCTGCTTACTTATATTCCTGAAAAAGCGGAAGTGGATCATCTCAGAAAACAGGGAAAACAGATTCTTTTTAATTTTGCAGGGTCTGGTGAGGCGCGTCAGAACCCTGTTGTTTGGAATCAAGTACGAACTGCTGGAATCGATGGGATGTTGACGGACTATCCTTTGGAGTGTCGTCAGGTTTGGAGAGACGTTGATCAGGATGCGGAAAAATAA
- a CDS encoding serine hydrolase, producing the protein MKYKTSLLLALTFMTNSLFAEEVEIQLNLTANNYQNHITRSAKQGYSLLDASVYPGKKGDRFAALSIRRRNQRERKSHHGLTKQKLDEKVRQYAAEGFQPVAISGYEKKGTSRFAVIWEKLYQADHILRHSLTDQKLQTTLEELKQQGYAPVKMDGYTLKNQPMHAGIWTKQTKTAWEATCNIPITDFPKVLSDFASRGFRLSDLCGFTVNEKPFYHALWLKETDPAWIAQFHLSLADFHKTVKKMKADKYQLANIDGYRVNNKPYFTTIWEQPEPNQELSLPTWNTADEIPISGLDQKELSSLDTSIKEFLLEHHPPGASIAVSYRGRLVYARGFGYADKELKQVVQPDNMFRIASISKPITAVATMKLIEQKKLSLDSKVFDILKDYQKQLAKQGVDSRLKEITVRHLLHHTAGWDRSVSFDPMFRSVYFAKQLGKTPPAEIEDIIQMMIKQPLDFNPGERYAYSNFGYCLLGRIIEAVTKHPYQQYVEEAVFTPLHITNTKMGKTLLKHRKQNEVKYYSPSLGTSVFDQNNPKRVPSPYGAWYLEAMDSHGAWIASAPDLVRFAAAFDRTDQCPILKAPTISQMFERPSGLAGYDANGNPKAAYYACGWMVRPIDSAGNANHWHAGSLSGTSTLLVRRLDRINWAILFNTRNGKDQKRLSSLIDGPMHEWIDQIEHWPEKDQFTIDE; encoded by the coding sequence ATGAAATACAAAACATCGCTGCTTCTGGCTCTGACATTCATGACAAACTCTTTATTTGCTGAAGAGGTTGAAATTCAGTTGAACTTAACAGCAAATAATTATCAGAACCACATCACACGATCAGCCAAACAGGGCTACTCTCTATTAGATGCCAGCGTATACCCTGGTAAAAAAGGAGATCGCTTTGCTGCCCTCAGCATCAGACGACGAAACCAGAGAGAGAGAAAATCACATCATGGTTTGACCAAACAGAAACTTGATGAAAAAGTAAGACAATACGCCGCAGAGGGATTTCAACCTGTTGCCATCAGTGGCTATGAAAAAAAAGGGACATCTCGATTCGCCGTAATATGGGAAAAGTTATATCAAGCTGATCACATTCTGAGGCATTCCTTAACAGATCAAAAACTACAGACAACATTAGAAGAATTAAAACAGCAAGGTTACGCCCCCGTCAAAATGGATGGCTACACGCTGAAAAACCAACCCATGCATGCAGGTATCTGGACCAAACAAACAAAAACAGCCTGGGAAGCAACCTGCAATATTCCCATCACTGATTTTCCCAAGGTACTGTCAGATTTTGCTTCTCGCGGATTTCGTCTCTCAGATCTCTGTGGATTCACAGTCAACGAGAAACCGTTTTATCACGCGCTCTGGCTAAAAGAGACTGACCCTGCCTGGATTGCGCAATTCCATTTATCGTTAGCTGACTTTCATAAGACGGTAAAAAAAATGAAAGCCGACAAATACCAATTAGCTAACATCGATGGATATCGCGTTAACAACAAGCCTTATTTCACTACAATCTGGGAACAGCCTGAGCCAAACCAGGAACTTTCCCTCCCAACCTGGAACACAGCAGACGAAATTCCGATCTCAGGATTAGATCAGAAAGAACTCTCTTCCCTCGATACTTCCATCAAGGAATTTCTTCTGGAACACCATCCTCCAGGAGCCTCCATCGCAGTCAGTTATCGTGGTCGACTCGTCTATGCCCGTGGTTTTGGGTATGCGGACAAGGAACTGAAACAGGTTGTGCAGCCCGACAACATGTTCCGAATTGCCAGCATCTCAAAGCCCATTACTGCGGTTGCTACTATGAAACTCATCGAGCAAAAAAAACTGTCATTGGACTCGAAAGTCTTTGACATTTTGAAAGATTATCAGAAACAGCTCGCCAAACAAGGTGTTGATTCGAGACTGAAAGAGATTACGGTTCGTCATTTATTACATCATACAGCTGGCTGGGACCGAAGTGTTTCATTTGACCCTATGTTCCGCTCTGTTTATTTCGCAAAGCAACTTGGCAAAACGCCTCCTGCGGAAATCGAAGACATTATTCAAATGATGATCAAGCAGCCTCTCGATTTTAATCCCGGAGAGCGTTACGCCTACTCAAATTTTGGTTATTGTTTACTAGGTCGAATCATCGAAGCCGTAACGAAGCACCCCTATCAACAGTATGTTGAAGAGGCCGTGTTCACACCACTACACATAACAAATACGAAAATGGGAAAAACGCTTTTGAAACACCGCAAGCAAAATGAAGTTAAGTATTATAGCCCCTCGCTTGGTACTTCCGTATTTGATCAGAACAACCCAAAGCGGGTACCATCTCCCTATGGCGCATGGTATCTGGAAGCAATGGATTCTCACGGTGCCTGGATTGCATCGGCCCCCGATTTAGTACGATTTGCTGCTGCTTTTGACAGAACTGATCAATGTCCGATTTTGAAAGCACCAACCATTTCACAAATGTTTGAACGCCCCTCTGGACTTGCCGGTTATGATGCAAATGGTAATCCTAAAGCGGCCTACTATGCTTGTGGGTGGATGGTGAGACCCATTGATAGTGCAGGCAATGCAAACCATTGGCACGCGGGATCTCTTTCAGGAACATCCACTCTGCTGGTGAGACGTCTCGACCGGATCAACTGGGCCATCTTATTTAACACACGAAATGGCAAAGACCAGAAGCGTCTCTCCTCGCTGATTGATGGTCCGATGCATGAATGGATTGATCAAATCGAACACTGGCCTGAAAAAGATCAATTCACAATAGACGAGTAA
- a CDS encoding alpha/beta hydrolase family protein — translation MLRFFGLVICFLASVSWLMASGQKQVESKRTPVYQEHLDLSYYLDQKGGKQPIKTWNDWEKRRSHILANMQTVMGELPHPVKPIPLDMKVLEENTIGSTKRFKISYHTDDPKQRVHAYLFVPQSATKQHPVPSVLCLHQTNSKIGKEEPSGIRGFPNLKYALELAKRGYVSLAPDYPSFGEYSYDFKAHPEYRSGTMKAIYDNMRSIDLLQSLDYVNRDKIGCIGHSLGGHNTMFTAAFDERIKALVSSCGFTRFHKYYGGKLKGWTSDRYMPLINSRYQNDPDLVPFDFTEIVAGFAPRAFLACSPISDSNFEVSGVRDVIQIAKPIYKLAGKEENLQAVYPKAGHDFPVETRETAYQFFDTHLK, via the coding sequence ATGTTGAGATTCTTTGGACTAGTGATTTGTTTTTTGGCGAGTGTATCCTGGCTCATGGCTTCGGGGCAAAAGCAGGTGGAGAGTAAAAGGACTCCTGTTTATCAAGAGCACCTTGATCTATCTTATTATCTGGATCAAAAAGGGGGAAAACAGCCGATCAAAACGTGGAACGATTGGGAAAAACGCAGGAGCCATATACTAGCGAATATGCAAACCGTTATGGGAGAATTACCTCATCCTGTGAAGCCAATCCCATTAGATATGAAAGTACTCGAAGAAAACACGATTGGTTCCACCAAACGATTCAAGATTTCCTATCATACGGATGACCCCAAACAAAGAGTGCACGCTTATTTGTTTGTTCCTCAATCCGCCACGAAACAACATCCGGTGCCGTCAGTATTGTGTCTGCATCAGACCAATTCAAAAATTGGCAAAGAAGAACCATCTGGCATTCGAGGTTTTCCCAATCTGAAATATGCACTTGAATTAGCCAAGCGTGGCTATGTCTCGCTGGCTCCCGATTATCCTTCATTTGGTGAATACTCATATGATTTCAAGGCACATCCTGAATATCGGAGCGGAACGATGAAGGCGATCTACGACAACATGCGATCGATAGACCTTTTGCAGTCGTTAGATTATGTTAATCGAGACAAGATCGGTTGCATCGGGCACTCGTTGGGTGGGCATAATACGATGTTTACGGCTGCCTTTGATGAGCGGATCAAGGCATTGGTTTCCAGTTGTGGTTTCACGCGTTTTCACAAATATTATGGAGGAAAGCTGAAAGGCTGGACCAGTGACCGTTATATGCCTTTGATTAATAGTCGATATCAGAATGATCCCGATTTGGTACCTTTTGATTTTACGGAAATCGTGGCAGGTTTTGCACCACGGGCCTTCCTGGCTTGTTCGCCGATTAGCGACAGTAACTTCGAAGTGTCTGGTGTGAGAGATGTCATTCAAATCGCAAAACCAATTTATAAGCTAGCTGGAAAAGAAGAAAACTTACAGGCGGTTTACCCTAAAGCAGGACACGACTTTCCTGTTGAAACACGTGAAACTGCCTACCAGTTTTTTGATACGCATTTGAAGTAG
- a CDS encoding right-handed parallel beta-helix repeat-containing protein — MKRSQIAFAFSFFFVTLLINFNLSFIAAGQENSNSPIKSKLAGSRPVIHAINYASIQEAIDAIPAEGGVVQLPPGKFEIEEPLVITKGDVLLIGSGSATHIHNKNEAGNDAIAIHPPQDAKLPNGKKDPKPRIWRVQLQNFRLTGNEKSGRGINAKWVQEIYIHGVTCSYHGNDGIFLDFCFEDPRVSDCLITYNKATGLNTIGCHDIVVSANHFEENLDALRCADGFNLCMSGNNLDDHLRDGVIIENTYGSIVCANMIEECKGRAVVLDKECYGITLSANVIAHNGSGIILDDAHGCAVSANTFTLLAADALKIGPKSGRITVTGNNFSNSYIGNGKVKRRTNDLKAAGLILDKTRGVTVSGNLFSSVRPKAVEVIEPTTHVIFGNNLLIDVESDHEKLKESIIKNTLVAPAEPVKEEQKQAKVK; from the coding sequence ATGAAACGTTCTCAAATTGCTTTTGCGTTTTCCTTCTTTTTTGTCACTCTGCTGATCAATTTCAATTTGAGCTTCATTGCTGCTGGTCAGGAAAATTCAAACTCTCCCATTAAATCAAAACTGGCTGGTTCCCGTCCTGTGATTCATGCGATCAATTATGCATCAATTCAAGAGGCCATCGATGCGATTCCTGCTGAAGGGGGAGTCGTGCAATTACCGCCTGGCAAGTTTGAGATCGAAGAACCTCTGGTCATTACTAAAGGGGATGTCCTGTTAATCGGTTCCGGCTCGGCAACACACATTCATAATAAAAATGAAGCTGGTAATGATGCGATTGCTATTCATCCGCCGCAAGATGCCAAGCTGCCGAATGGTAAGAAAGATCCGAAGCCTCGAATCTGGCGTGTGCAGTTACAAAATTTTCGACTGACGGGAAATGAAAAAAGTGGACGTGGTATCAATGCAAAATGGGTTCAGGAAATCTACATCCATGGAGTAACCTGCAGCTATCACGGTAACGATGGAATTTTTCTCGATTTCTGTTTTGAAGATCCGCGTGTTTCTGATTGTCTGATTACCTATAACAAAGCCACGGGACTAAATACTATCGGTTGTCACGATATCGTTGTATCGGCAAATCATTTTGAGGAAAACCTGGACGCACTGCGTTGTGCCGATGGTTTTAATCTATGTATGAGTGGTAATAACCTGGATGACCATTTACGCGATGGTGTGATTATTGAAAATACTTATGGCTCTATAGTCTGCGCCAACATGATTGAAGAGTGTAAGGGCAGGGCAGTGGTTTTGGATAAGGAATGTTATGGTATCACACTGTCTGCGAATGTGATTGCCCATAATGGGAGTGGAATTATACTTGACGATGCACATGGCTGTGCTGTGAGCGCGAACACATTTACTTTGCTAGCGGCAGATGCACTTAAGATAGGGCCGAAATCGGGAAGGATTACCGTGACAGGTAATAATTTCTCGAATAGTTATATTGGCAATGGAAAGGTCAAGCGTCGTACTAATGACCTGAAAGCTGCCGGGCTGATTCTAGATAAAACACGCGGTGTGACAGTTTCTGGAAATCTATTTTCTTCGGTGCGTCCTAAGGCTGTCGAAGTGATTGAACCGACGACACATGTTATCTTTGGAAATAACTTGCTGATTGATGTTGAGTCAGATCACGAAAAACTGAAGGAATCAATTATTAAAAATACATTGGTCGCACCTGCAGAGCCTGTGAAAGAGGAACAGAAACAGGCAAAAGTTAAATAG